Proteins encoded within one genomic window of Bradyrhizobium sp. AZCC 1719:
- the gspG gene encoding type II secretion system major pseudopilin GspG translates to MLAKARHGIEKRLRGGALRSRDRKNAGYTLLELLVVMGILAVLTAIATPQLMGYFGKAKTQSVQLQIENIGTALELYYMENGAYPSASAGLKALVEAPPEAPRWNGPYLKKAKNLLDPWGRPYQYAISDGQYEVYSLGPTGKAKSANAGAAPAYRGG, encoded by the coding sequence ATGTTGGCCAAGGCGAGACACGGTATCGAGAAGCGGCTCCGCGGCGGGGCGCTGCGCTCGCGCGACCGTAAAAATGCGGGCTATACGCTGCTCGAGCTCTTGGTCGTGATGGGCATTCTGGCGGTTCTGACGGCGATCGCTACGCCGCAGCTGATGGGTTATTTCGGCAAGGCCAAGACCCAATCGGTACAGCTGCAGATCGAGAATATCGGCACCGCGCTCGAGCTCTATTACATGGAAAATGGCGCCTATCCGAGCGCCAGCGCCGGGCTGAAAGCCCTGGTCGAGGCGCCGCCCGAGGCGCCGCGCTGGAACGGTCCGTATCTCAAGAAGGCAAAGAACCTGCTTGATCCGTGGGGGCGACCTTATCAATACGCCATCTCCGACGGTCAGTACGAGGTCTATTCGCTGGGGCCAACCGGCAAGGCCAAGTCCGCGAACGCCGGCGCGGCGCCGGCGTACCGGGGCGGTTAA